From the genome of Tachypleus tridentatus isolate NWPU-2018 chromosome 6, ASM421037v1, whole genome shotgun sequence:
aaacattataactatgTTCAGTGTTTTTAATGAATCAACATAAATAGGCTATAATgggtaatacattttaatacagccAGGACAAtcctagaatgtttttaaaagtttcagtaaCATTTACTAAGTTATCCTTCACAAAATGGATAGATTAaccatttttgttataaaactatcCTTTTTTATTCCCCAATTCTAAAAGTGTTAGATTTTTAATGGCTTCTGTTCATCCAGTATAATGTTTTTCTAATTGTGTAGTAGTGATACTGTTCTGAATGACTGTATGTGCTCATTAGTAATTTAAGAAATATTCATAGTTTAATCTTTGTTCATAATCTGTACTGGTTAAACATTGTGATGAAAAAAGATCATGTTTTAAAAACTGCTCCAGTGAAACTtatcatgtttttactttttttttcagtgtctTGTACCCCTAGGTGGGGAtacctgtacgtggtgaggggacctcccagggaaggttctgttctgtctactttcgttcttgcccaaaatggttggaggaaaatgaggtgcagcatttgaaaagaCACATAACAATAGTtttcctgaggctcggaaattgctgcccactactccatctcggacatatgctgttgcacttcattccacgactacagtgagagtgcagacagatctctctgtgcctccaggagaatcgttttcaaaataaatgaaaagccttttgacatctgtggttaaaaaggttgatgaatcgacttccacacccatttctgttcctcccatacgttCCAACAAAACTCAAGATcaacatccttcagtttcaaatacaagCATTTTTTCTAATACATCTTTTTGttccaccccaagaggcaaaacaatcatttgttcgcgtcctcagtcactggaatccccttccattAACAAAGACCTACCTACTCgaaccagggcaggatccatggaggttgatagatctcctccgactaaagacagtaaggaaaaaagacgtggtcgtaaacagaagggttctccagcaaCTTCACCTACTCGTgattaaaaatggccacattgatacaatggaactgtcgaggtttacgttctaatttggatgatatcaaaacactgattgcttcctaccatcctgtttgtctttctttacaagaaacatttctcaaacttgctgatacagtctccattcggcagttttctctgtacagaaatgacaggctgtgtgatggatgagtacatggaggggtggcactattggttgatcaatacgtgcccaccctgtctttgtcactcaacacacccttggaggctgtagccatccgtgtttccttgggtcataccatcactgtttgttctctctacctgtcccctggtgagatatatgatcaatcagaccttgatgcttttgttgaacagttgccatctccatttctaatcctgggggattttaatggtcatcatcccctctggggaagtgctgttattgatgtgaggggtcaatctgtagagcatatgctctctgatcacaatctttctcttttcaatactggttcttccacttactttgatgcacctagtcaatcctttactgctattgatctctcagtttgcttcccttcattattctcccatttttcatggagggttgacagtaatccactaggcagtgatcattttcctatccttttaAGAGAgcctggccgtggtcaatgccaccctacccaagtgccccagtggaagctggatcaggcacactggtccactttcactgctcttgcagaacttgatcctgccatcataaatcagccatcaatagacgactgtgtggcagcggtaactggctatattatccaagcagctgctcagtgtattcctaaaatttCGACaggttttccacgatatcctcgtccgtggtggaatcctgcttgccacttagcacggaaggctcaaaaacgggcctgggatacttttcgtaaatatcccacactttcaaaccgtgtCGCTTtccaaagccagaaggaatcttggattaagttcacaactagcatatcttctaccactagttccaagatcatatgggacaggattcgaaaggttaatgggcactaccattc
Proteins encoded in this window:
- the LOC143252270 gene encoding uncharacterized protein LOC143252270 isoform X1, translating into MLSDHNLSLFNTGSSTYFDAPSQSFTAIDLSVCFPSLFSHFSWRVDSNPLGSDHFPILLREPGRGQCHPTQVPQWKLDQAHWSTFTALAELDPAIINQPSIDDCVAAVTGYIIQAAAQCIPKISTGFPRYPRPWWNPACHLARKAQKRAWDTFRKYPTLSNRVAFQSQKESWIKFTTSISSTTSSKIIWDRIRKVNGHYHSVPLSILLYDGQEVADVRSIADTLGESFCRVSSTFACSSTFLAIKTRAERSPLSFRTDCFFDYNCPFTLVELKMALHQSASTSVEPDDVHYDMLHHLSPASLDVLLIVFNWIWQENVFLDAWYQAIILSFSKPGKDPKIPSNYRPIALTSHLASIKFGRRKLF